One stretch of Burkholderia sp. NRF60-BP8 DNA includes these proteins:
- a CDS encoding beta strand repeat-containing protein has protein sequence MKTKANVKLTGIALSVAALFGLAASASQAGVLASPVGSVSKSDGLIVAGGSPAPGELVGTVTGWGNGVVTVGSPNAGGISIGLAGTGTGSATIDIGSGLLEPVAGVAGTVTGVLGGVGGGGGGGTGGVGGVVGTVTGALGGLGGSGGGAGGLGDVVGTVANTATGAVGAVTGALGGVGGGGGGTGGLGGVIGTVTGALGGVGGGGTGGLGGVVGTVGNAASGAVGTVTGALSGVGDPAGGLGGVVGTVTGALGGVGGGGTGGLGGVVGTVANTATGAVGTLTGALGGVGGGTGGLGGVVGTVGNAASGAVGTVTGALGGVGDPTGGLGGVVGTVTGALGGIGGGGTGGLGGVVGTVANTATGAVGTLTGALGGVGGGTGGLGGVVGTVGNAASGAVGTVTGALGGVGDPTGGLGGVVGTVTGALGGIGGGGTGGLGGVVGTVGNAASGAVGTVTGALGGVGDPTGGLGGVVGTVTGALGGIGGGGTGGLGGVVGTVGNAASGAVGTVTGALGGVGDPTGGLGGVVGTVTGALGGIGGGTGGLGGVVGTVGNAASGAVGTVTGALGGLGDPTGGLGGVVGTVANTATGAVGTLTGALGGVGGGTGGLGGVVGTVGNAASGAVGTVTGALGGVGDPTGGLGGVVGTVTGALGGIGGGGTGGLGGVVGTVANTATGAVGTLTGALGGVGGGTGGLGGVVGTVANTATGAVGTLTGALGGVGGGTGGLGGVVGTVANTATGAVGTLTGALGGVGGGTGGLGGVVGTVANTATGAVGTLTGALGGVGGGTGGLGGVVGTVANTATGAVGTLTGTLGGVGGGTGGLGGVVGTVANTATGAVGTLTGALGGVGGGTGGLGGVVGTVANTATGAVGTLTGALGGVGGGGTGGLGGVVGTVGNAASGAVGTVTGALGGVGDPTGGLGGVVGTVTGALGGIGGGGTGGLGGVVGTVANTATGAVGTLTGALGGVGGGTGGLGGVVGTVGNAASGAVGTVTGALGGVGDPAGGLGGVVGTVTGALGGIGGGGTGGLGGVVGTVANTATGAVGTLTGALGGVGGGTGGLGGVVGTVANTATGAVGTLTGALGGVGGGTGGLGGVVGTVANTATGAVGTLTGALGGVGGGTGGLGGVVGTVANTATGAVGTLTGALGGVGSGTGGLGGVVGTVANTATGAVGTLTGALGGAGGATGGLGGIVGTVGNTATGAVGTLAGAVGGAGGAAGGLGGIVGAVGNSATGAVGTLAGAVGGVGGGATGGLGSLGGIVGTVANSATDAVGTLAGAVGGAGGATNGLGGIVGTVANSATGAVGTLASAAGGVGGATGSLGGIVGTVGNTATGAVGTLAGALGGAGGATSGLGGIVGTVANSATGAVGTLAGAADGVGGATGSLGGIVGTVGNTATGAVGTLAGAAGSVGGGATGGLGSLGGIVGTVANSATGAAGTLAGAVGGVGGAAGGLGGVVGAVGNTATGAVGTLAGAVGGVGGAAGGLGGVVGTVGNTATGAVGTLAGAVGGAGGAAGGLGGLVGTVANAGTGVVNAVTGVAGNGGALITPITSIVGNLGGSLPVGAATGAIGAASGAVTGLAGSGTAAIAPIASTVTSLIGSATSGAGNVVGSGSGALSGATGAAGSLATVTTGLAGSLAHTVTGTAGAVAGTLPALSVALNGGTAAGAVGGVTNAAGALISGGATIANAAVQSVGSAVGSVAGVVPALAVSLNGNSAQGGGSSSGGLLAPVTSLVTSLTVPVIKK, from the coding sequence ATGAAAACGAAAGCGAACGTGAAATTGACAGGCATCGCCTTGTCGGTCGCGGCTTTGTTCGGCCTGGCCGCCTCGGCGTCTCAGGCGGGGGTACTGGCTTCCCCGGTGGGAAGTGTCAGCAAATCCGACGGTCTCATCGTCGCAGGCGGATCCCCCGCGCCCGGGGAACTCGTCGGCACCGTGACGGGATGGGGGAACGGGGTGGTGACGGTCGGCAGCCCGAATGCGGGCGGTATCTCGATCGGGCTGGCAGGGACGGGGACGGGAAGCGCGACCATCGATATCGGTAGCGGATTGCTCGAGCCGGTCGCAGGCGTGGCCGGTACGGTGACGGGGGTGTTGGGTGGTGTCGGTGGTGGTGGCGGCGGTGGGACAGGTGGTGTCGGTGGTGTGGTCGGCACGGTGACGGGTGCGCTGGGCGGCCTTGGCGGAAGTGGTGGCGGGGCTGGCGGGCTTGGTGATGTCGTCGGGACGGTAGCGAACACGGCAACCGGTGCGGTCGGTGCGGTGACGGGGGCGTTGGGTGGTGTCGGCGGTGGTGGTGGCGGGACGGGTGGTCTCGGTGGTGTGATTGGCACGGTGACCGGCGCACTGGGTGGCGTCGGTGGTGGCGGGACTGGTGGTCTCGGTGGCGTTGTCGGGACAGTAGGCAATGCAGCAAGCGGCGCAGTCGGTACGGTGACGGGTGCCCTGAGTGGTGTCGGCGATCCGGCTGGCGGTCTTGGTGGTGTGGTCGGTACGGTAACCGGTGCACTGGGTGGTGTCGGCGGTGGCGGGACGGGTGGTCTCGGCGGCGTTGTTGGCACGGTAGCGAATACGGCCACGGGCGCAGTCGGAACGCTGACTGGCGCTTTGGGCGGTGTTGGCGGGGGGACCGGTGGTCTCGGTGGCGTTGTTGGAACGGTGGGCAACGCGGCAAGCGGCGCGGTCGGTACGGTGACGGGCGCCTTGGGTGGTGTCGGCGATCCGACCGGCGGGCTTGGTGGTGTGGTTGGCACAGTAACCGGTGCACTGGGTGGCATCGGTGGTGGCGGGACTGGTGGTCTCGGCGGCGTTGTTGGCACGGTAGCGAACACGGCCACGGGTGCAGTCGGGACGCTGACTGGCGCTTTGGGCGGTGTCGGTGGTGGGACCGGTGGTCTCGGTGGCGTCGTTGGAACGGTGGGCAACGCGGCAAGCGGCGCAGTCGGTACGGTGACGGGCGCCTTGGGTGGTGTCGGCGATCCGACTGGTGGGCTTGGTGGTGTGGTCGGTACGGTAACCGGCGCTCTGGGTGGCATCGGTGGTGGCGGGACTGGCGGTCTCGGTGGTGTTGTCGGAACGGTGGGTAACGCAGCAAGCGGCGCAGTCGGTACGGTGACGGGCGCCTTGGGTGGTGTCGGCGATCCGACCGGCGGGCTTGGTGGTGTGGTTGGCACGGTAACCGGTGCTCTGGGTGGCATCGGTGGTGGCGGGACTGGTGGACTCGGTGGCGTCGTCGGAACGGTGGGTAACGCGGCAAGCGGCGCAGTCGGTACGGTGACGGGCGCTTTGGGTGGAGTGGGTGATCCGACCGGTGGGCTTGGTGGCGTGGTTGGCACGGTAACCGGCGCGCTGGGTGGCATCGGCGGCGGGACTGGTGGACTCGGTGGCGTTGTCGGGACAGTGGGCAACGCAGCAAGCGGCGCGGTCGGTACGGTGACGGGTGCCTTGGGTGGTCTCGGCGATCCGACCGGCGGTCTCGGCGGTGTTGTTGGCACGGTAGCGAATACGGCCACGGGCGCAGTCGGAACGCTGACTGGCGCGTTGGGCGGTGTTGGCGGCGGGACCGGTGGTCTCGGTGGCGTCGTCGGAACGGTGGGCAACGCAGCAAGCGGCGCGGTCGGTACGGTGACGGGCGCCTTGGGTGGTGTCGGCGATCCGACCGGCGGGCTTGGTGGTGTGGTTGGCACAGTAACCGGTGCACTGGGTGGCATCGGTGGTGGCGGGACTGGTGGTCTCGGCGGCGTTGTCGGCACGGTCGCGAACACGGCCACGGGTGCAGTCGGGACGCTGACTGGCGCGCTGGGCGGTGTTGGCGGTGGGACCGGTGGCCTCGGTGGCGTTGTCGGTACGGTAGCGAACACGGCCACGGGTGCAGTCGGAACACTGACTGGCGCTTTGGGCGGTGTTGGCGGTGGGACCGGTGGCCTCGGTGGCGTTGTCGGTACGGTAGCGAACACGGCGACGGGTGCAGTCGGAACGCTGACTGGTGCGCTGGGTGGTGTCGGCGGTGGGACCGGTGGTCTCGGTGGCGTTGTCGGCACGGTCGCGAACACGGCGACGGGTGCAGTCGGAACGCTGACTGGCGCGTTGGGTGGTGTTGGCGGCGGGACTGGCGGCCTCGGTGGCGTTGTCGGCACGGTCGCGAATACGGCAACGGGTGCAGTTGGAACGCTGACTGGCACACTGGGCGGTGTTGGCGGCGGGACGGGTGGTCTCGGTGGCGTTGTCGGCACGGTCGCGAACACGGCGACGGGTGCAGTCGGAACGCTGACTGGTGCGCTGGGAGGTGTCGGCGGTGGGACCGGTGGTCTCGGTGGCGTTGTCGGCACGGTCGCGAACACGGCGACGGGTGCAGTCGGAACGCTGACCGGCGCGCTGGGTGGTGTCGGCGGTGGCGGGACTGGTGGTCTCGGTGGCGTTGTCGGAACGGTGGGCAACGCGGCAAGCGGCGCAGTCGGCACGGTGACGGGTGCCTTGGGTGGAGTTGGTGATCCGACCGGTGGGCTTGGTGGCGTGGTTGGCACGGTCACCGGCGCACTGGGTGGCATCGGTGGTGGCGGGACCGGCGGCCTCGGCGGTGTCGTTGGAACGGTCGCGAACACGGCGACGGGTGCAGTCGGAACGCTGACTGGCGCGCTGGGTGGTGTCGGCGGTGGGACCGGTGGTCTCGGTGGCGTTGTCGGAACGGTGGGCAATGCGGCAAGCGGCGCGGTCGGTACGGTGACGGGTGCCTTGGGTGGAGTTGGCGATCCGGCTGGCGGTCTTGGCGGTGTGGTCGGTACGGTAACCGGCGCACTGGGTGGCATCGGTGGTGGCGGGACCGGCGGCCTCGGCGGTGTCGTTGGAACGGTAGCGAACACGGCCACGGGTGCAGTCGGAACACTGACTGGCGCTTTGGGCGGTGTTGGCGGTGGGACCGGTGGCCTCGGTGGCGTTGTCGGTACGGTAGCGAACACGGCCACGGGTGCAGTCGGAACACTGACTGGCGCTTTGGGCGGTGTTGGCGGTGGGACCGGTGGCCTCGGTGGCGTTGTCGGTACGGTAGCGAACACGGCGACGGGTGCAGTCGGAACGCTGACTGGTGCGCTGGGTGGTGTCGGCGGTGGGACCGGTGGTCTCGGTGGCGTTGTCGGCACGGTCGCGAACACGGCGACGGGTGCAGTCGGAACGCTGACTGGTGCTTTGGGCGGTGTCGGTAGCGGGACCGGTGGTCTCGGTGGCGTCGTCGGCACGGTAGCGAACACGGCCACTGGTGCAGTCGGAACGTTGACTGGCGCGCTGGGTGGTGCTGGCGGTGCGACCGGCGGTCTCGGTGGCATCGTGGGCACGGTCGGTAACACGGCCACCGGTGCAGTCGGAACGCTGGCCGGCGCAGTGGGCGGTGCCGGCGGCGCGGCCGGCGGTCTCGGCGGCATCGTGGGCGCGGTCGGCAACTCGGCAACAGGCGCTGTCGGGACGTTGGCCGGCGCAGTGGGCGGTGTCGGCGGAGGCGCGACCGGAGGCCTCGGCAGTCTCGGTGGCATCGTGGGCACGGTAGCCAACTCGGCAACCGATGCAGTCGGGACATTGGCCGGCGCAGTCGGCGGTGCTGGCGGCGCGACCAACGGTCTTGGCGGCATCGTGGGCACGGTAGCCAACTCGGCAACCGGTGCAGTCGGGACGTTGGCCAGCGCAGCAGGTGGTGTCGGCGGTGCGACCGGCAGTCTCGGTGGCATCGTGGGCACGGTGGGCAACACGGCCACCGGTGCAGTCGGAACCCTGGCCGGCGCGCTGGGCGGTGCTGGCGGCGCGACCAGCGGTCTTGGCGGCATCGTCGGCACGGTGGCCAACTCGGCAACTGGTGCAGTCGGGACGTTGGCCGGCGCAGCAGATGGTGTCGGCGGTGCGACCGGCAGTCTCGGTGGCATCGTGGGCACGGTGGGCAACACGGCCACCGGTGCAGTCGGAACGCTGGCCGGCGCAGCGGGTAGTGTCGGCGGCGGTGCGACCGGAGGCCTCGGCAGTCTCGGCGGCATCGTAGGCACGGTAGCCAACTCGGCAACCGGTGCGGCCGGAACATTGGCTGGCGCAGTGGGCGGTGTCGGCGGTGCGGCCGGTGGTCTTGGCGGCGTCGTGGGCGCGGTCGGCAACACGGCCACCGGTGCAGTCGGAACATTGGCTGGCGCAGTGGGCGGTGTCGGCGGCGCGGCCGGTGGTCTCGGCGGCGTCGTGGGCACGGTCGGCAACACGGCCACCGGTGCAGTCGGAACGCTGGCCGGCGCAGTGGGCGGTGCCGGCGGCGCGGCCGGCGGTCTCGGCGGCCTCGTGGGCACGGTCGCCAACGCGGGCACGGGCGTCGTCAACGCCGTCACCGGTGTCGCGGGCAACGGCGGCGCGCTGATCACGCCGATCACGAGCATCGTCGGCAATCTCGGCGGCTCGTTGCCGGTCGGCGCAGCCACCGGTGCGATCGGCGCAGCGTCCGGCGCGGTAACCGGCCTCGCCGGCAGCGGCACCGCGGCGATCGCACCGATCGCATCGACCGTCACGTCGCTGATCGGATCCGCCACAAGCGGCGCTGGCAACGTCGTCGGCTCCGGATCCGGTGCGCTCTCCGGCGCAACCGGTGCGGCGGGCTCGCTCGCGACGGTCACCACAGGCCTGGCGGGTTCGCTCGCGCACACCGTGACCGGCACCGCCGGCGCGGTCGCCGGGACCCTTCCGGCACTGAGTGTCGCGCTCAATGGCGGTACGGCAGCCGGTGCGGTCGGCGGTGTCACGAACGCCGCGGGGGCGCTCATCTCCGGCGGCGCGACGATCGCCAACGCGGCGGTGCAATCGGTCGGTTCGGCGGTCGGGTCGGTGGCCGGCGTCGTCCCCGCGCTGGCGGTTTCGCTGAACGGCAATTCCGCGCAAGGCGGAGGCAGTTCGTCGGGTGGTTTGCTGGCACCCGTGACGTCGCTCGTCACTTCGCTCACCGTTCCGGTGATCAAGAAGTAG